One stretch of Nicotiana tabacum cultivar K326 chromosome 18, ASM71507v2, whole genome shotgun sequence DNA includes these proteins:
- the LOC107819412 gene encoding uncharacterized protein LOC107819412: MGAMNIQFDIKDFQEKLSSCIRPWQRSFQFWVRVSDIYTGYKVFQLRVGFEKDVQKQEALWERQHEFAAEKIYNMCSDLGGFFLKVAQIIGKPDLAPAAWVRRLVTLCDQAPATPYNIVRVVLEKELGRNVDELFERFDVDPLGSASIAQVHRARLKGDKKDIVVKVQHPGVQELMMTDIHNLQAFALYLQKMDIKFDLYSLTKEIEKQIGCEFNFLREADAMDRIRRFLYENNKKSPVIVPRVLRDIVTRRVLMMEYIDGTPIVKLGDEMAKRGISPDGKVAAVAKQNILKSLSLAYGQMILRSGFFHADPHPGNILICRGAEVALLDYGQVKDLPENLRLGYANLVLAIADGDATRAKESFKELGLNTLSNCEDEQKERLKLAQGMFDTKLPPGVKTLQPFSEESSVKKIAVEAFPEELFSVLRTLQLLRGLSVGLGISHSCAEQWRPIAEEALYDAGRLTAKDMKRSRGHKTRRKPGK, from the exons ATGGGAGCCATGAATATTCAATTTGACATTAAGGACTTTCAAGAAAAGCTATCTTCTTGTATCAGACCTTGGCAACGTTCTTTCCAGTTTTGGGTTCGTGTTTCAGATATCTATACTGGTTATAAG GTGTTTCAATTGAGAGTTGGCTTTGAAAAAGATGTGCAAAAACAAGAAGCACTGTGGGAGAGGCAGCATGAGTTTGCAGCTGAGAAAATATATAATATGTGCTCTGACCTTGGTGGCTTCTTCCTAAAG GTTGCTCAAATCATTGGGAAACCAGACTTGGCTCCAGCTGCATGGGTGAGGAGGTTAGTTACTCTGTGCGATCAAGCACCTGCTACGCCGTATAATATTGTCAGGGTTGTGCTGGAGAAGGAATTGGGTCGAAATGTTGATGAATTGTTTGAAAGATTTGACGTTGATCCTCTGGGTTCTGCTTCTATTGCACAG GTTCACAGAGCGAGGCTCAAAGGTGACAAAAAAGATATTGTTGTCAAG GTGCAACACCCTGGGGTCCAGGAATTGATGATGACGGATATCCACAACTTGCAAGCTTTCGCACTATACTTGCAGAAGATGGATATAAAATTTGATCTTTACTCTTTAACAAAGGAAATTGAGAAACAG ATTGGGTGTGAATTCAACTTTTTGAGAGAGGCTGACGCAATGGATAGAATTCGGCGTTTTCTCTACGAAAATAACAAAAAGTCCCCAGTTATTGTTCCCCGGGTGCTTCGAGATATTGTCACAAG GAGGGTCCTAATGATGGAATATATTGATGGAACCCCGATCGTGAAGCTGGGAGATGAAATGGCGAAGAGAGGCATAAGTCCAGATGGTAAAGTTGCAGCAGTGGCAAAGCA GAACATTCTTAAAAGTTTGTCCCTGGCTTATGGACAGATGATACTCAGGAGCGGTTTCTTTCATGCAGATCCACACCCTGGCAATATTCTAATCTGTAGAGGTGCTGAG GTTGCATTGCTGGATTATGGACAAGTTAAGGATCTTCCAGAAAATCTCAGGCTTGGTTATGCTAATCTCGTTCTTGCTATTGCGGATGGCGATGCTACGAGGGCCAAAGAAAGCTTTAA GGAGCTTGGCCTAAACACCCTGAGCAATTGTGAGGACGAGCAGAAAGAAAGGCTTAAATTGGCGCAAGGGATGTTTGATACAAAATTGCCACCTGGTGTAAAGACCCTGCAACCTTTCTCAGAAGAATCTTCGGTCAAAAAAATTGCAGTTGAG GCTTTTCCAGAAGAACTTTTCTCTGTTCTTCGAACTCTGCAATTACTGAGAGGGCTTAGTGTTGGTCTGGGAATAAGTCATTCGTGTGCTGAACAGTGGAGACCTATCGCTGAGGAAGCTTTGTACGATGCTGGCAGATTGACAG CTAAAGATATGAAGCGATCACGTGGACATAAAACTAGAAGAAAGCCTGGAAAATAA